Proteins encoded together in one Telopea speciosissima isolate NSW1024214 ecotype Mountain lineage chromosome 4, Tspe_v1, whole genome shotgun sequence window:
- the LOC122657844 gene encoding DUF21 domain-containing protein At1g47330-like isoform X2: MAANVACCGAKFSLYLLLIVGLVCFAGLMAGLTLGLMSLGLVDLEVLIKSGRPKDRIYAAKIFPVIKRQHLLLCTLLIGNSLAMEALPIFLDALVPPWAAILISVTLILVFGEILPQAVCTRYGMAVGATLAPLVRVLLLLFFPVAYPISKLLDWMLGKGHAVLLRRAELKTFVDFHGNEAGKGGDLTHDETTIIAGALELTEKAAKDAMTPISKVFSLDLDDTLDSETLNAIMMKGHSRVPIYVGNPTNIIGLILVKNLLTVDPKDAVPLRKMIIRKIPRVSENMPLYDILNEFQKGHSHIAVVSKELNDTKETPKETKEVQNMESKVNNKKQMAPPDTTMLNEGSLGDRFQFLLCHILILEFPFCTKFKMRGRKEAIIYGCHKH, translated from the exons ATGGCAGCGAACGTAGCGTGTTGCGGGGCAAAGTTCTCTCTCTACCTGTTGCTGATCGTAGGACTAGTGTGCTTCGCCGGTCTGATGGCGGGTCTCACCCTGGGTCTCATGTCTCTCGGCCTCGTGGACCTCGAAGTCCTTATCAAGTCTGGCCGTCCCAAGGACCGCATCTATGCCG CAAAAATATTTCCGGTTATTAAGAGGCAGCATCTCTTACTATGTACGCTGTTGATTGGCAACTCCTTGGCAATGGAG GCTCTCCCTATTTTCTTGGACGCGCTTGTACCCCCTTGGGCAGCCATACTCATATCTGTTACTTTGATCCTCGTGTTTGGAGAG ATACTGCCACAGGCAGTCTGTACGCGTTACGGCATGGCGGTGGGAGCAACATTGGCACCCCTTGTCCGTGTTCTTCTTTTGCTGTTCTTCCCCGTTGCTTACCCAATTAGTAAG CTTCTGGATTGGATGTTGGGTAAGGGGCATGCTGTCCTTTTACGGCGAGCAGAGCTTAAGACGTTTGTGGATTTTCATGGGAACGAG GCTGGAAAAGGTGGAGACTTAACGCATGATGAGACTACCATAATTGCTGGTGCTCTTGAATTGACAGAAAAGGCTGCAAAAGATGCCATGACCCCCATTTCCAAAGTGTTCTCCCTGGATCTAGATGACACTCTTGATTC GGAGACATTGAATGCAATAATGATGAAGGGTCATAGTAGAGTTCCTATTTACGTGGGGAATCCAACTAATATAATTGGACTTATCCtg GTAAAAAATCTGTTGACAGTTGACCCAAAAGATGCAGTTCCTTTGAGAAAAATGATCATAAGAAAAATTCCAAG GGTTTCAGAAAACATGCCTCTTTATGATATTCTGAATGAATTTCAGAAAGGTCACAGCCACATAGCTGTTGTATCAAAGGAACTTAATGATACAAAAGAGACACCAAAGGAAACTAAAGAGGTGCAAAATATGGAGAGTAAGGTGAACAATAAAAAGCAGATGGCCCCACCTGATACAACAATGTTAAATGAAG GATCACTTGGGgacaggtttcagtttttattaTGCCATATTCTCATCCTGGAATTTCCTTTCTGTACCAAGTTCAAGATGAGAGGACGGAAAGAAGCCATCATCTATGGGTGTCATAAACATTAA
- the LOC122657844 gene encoding DUF21 domain-containing protein At1g47330-like isoform X4 encodes MAANVACCGAKFSLYLLLIVGLVCFAGLMAGLTLGLMSLGLVDLEVLIKSGRPKDRIYAAKIFPVIKRQHLLLCTLLIGNSLAMEALPIFLDALVPPWAAILISVTLILVFGEILPQAVCTRYGMAVGATLAPLVRVLLLLFFPVAYPISKLLDWMLGKGHAVLLRRAELKTFVDFHGNEAGKGGDLTHDETTIIAGALELTEKAAKDAMTPISKVFSLDLDDTLDSETLNAIMMKGHSRVPIYVGNPTNIIGLILVKNLLTVDPKDAVPLRKMIIRKIPRYN; translated from the exons ATGGCAGCGAACGTAGCGTGTTGCGGGGCAAAGTTCTCTCTCTACCTGTTGCTGATCGTAGGACTAGTGTGCTTCGCCGGTCTGATGGCGGGTCTCACCCTGGGTCTCATGTCTCTCGGCCTCGTGGACCTCGAAGTCCTTATCAAGTCTGGCCGTCCCAAGGACCGCATCTATGCCG CAAAAATATTTCCGGTTATTAAGAGGCAGCATCTCTTACTATGTACGCTGTTGATTGGCAACTCCTTGGCAATGGAG GCTCTCCCTATTTTCTTGGACGCGCTTGTACCCCCTTGGGCAGCCATACTCATATCTGTTACTTTGATCCTCGTGTTTGGAGAG ATACTGCCACAGGCAGTCTGTACGCGTTACGGCATGGCGGTGGGAGCAACATTGGCACCCCTTGTCCGTGTTCTTCTTTTGCTGTTCTTCCCCGTTGCTTACCCAATTAGTAAG CTTCTGGATTGGATGTTGGGTAAGGGGCATGCTGTCCTTTTACGGCGAGCAGAGCTTAAGACGTTTGTGGATTTTCATGGGAACGAG GCTGGAAAAGGTGGAGACTTAACGCATGATGAGACTACCATAATTGCTGGTGCTCTTGAATTGACAGAAAAGGCTGCAAAAGATGCCATGACCCCCATTTCCAAAGTGTTCTCCCTGGATCTAGATGACACTCTTGATTC GGAGACATTGAATGCAATAATGATGAAGGGTCATAGTAGAGTTCCTATTTACGTGGGGAATCCAACTAATATAATTGGACTTATCCtg GTAAAAAATCTGTTGACAGTTGACCCAAAAGATGCAGTTCCTTTGAGAAAAATGATCATAAGAAAAATTCCAAG GTATAACTAG
- the LOC122657844 gene encoding DUF21 domain-containing protein At1g47330-like isoform X3 translates to MAANVACCGAKFSLYLLLIVGLVCFAGLMAGLTLGLMSLGLVDLEVLIKSGRPKDRIYAAKIFPVIKRQHLLLCTLLIGNSLAMEALPIFLDALVPPWAAILISVTLILVFGEILPQAVCTRYGMAVGATLAPLVRVLLLLFFPVAYPISKLLDWMLGKGHAVLLRRAELKTFVDFHGNEAGKGGDLTHDETTIIAGALELTEKAAKDAMTPISKVFSLDLDDTLDSETLNAIMMKGHSRVPIYVGNPTNIIGLILVKNLLTVDPKDAVPLRKMIIRKIPRKVTAT, encoded by the exons ATGGCAGCGAACGTAGCGTGTTGCGGGGCAAAGTTCTCTCTCTACCTGTTGCTGATCGTAGGACTAGTGTGCTTCGCCGGTCTGATGGCGGGTCTCACCCTGGGTCTCATGTCTCTCGGCCTCGTGGACCTCGAAGTCCTTATCAAGTCTGGCCGTCCCAAGGACCGCATCTATGCCG CAAAAATATTTCCGGTTATTAAGAGGCAGCATCTCTTACTATGTACGCTGTTGATTGGCAACTCCTTGGCAATGGAG GCTCTCCCTATTTTCTTGGACGCGCTTGTACCCCCTTGGGCAGCCATACTCATATCTGTTACTTTGATCCTCGTGTTTGGAGAG ATACTGCCACAGGCAGTCTGTACGCGTTACGGCATGGCGGTGGGAGCAACATTGGCACCCCTTGTCCGTGTTCTTCTTTTGCTGTTCTTCCCCGTTGCTTACCCAATTAGTAAG CTTCTGGATTGGATGTTGGGTAAGGGGCATGCTGTCCTTTTACGGCGAGCAGAGCTTAAGACGTTTGTGGATTTTCATGGGAACGAG GCTGGAAAAGGTGGAGACTTAACGCATGATGAGACTACCATAATTGCTGGTGCTCTTGAATTGACAGAAAAGGCTGCAAAAGATGCCATGACCCCCATTTCCAAAGTGTTCTCCCTGGATCTAGATGACACTCTTGATTC GGAGACATTGAATGCAATAATGATGAAGGGTCATAGTAGAGTTCCTATTTACGTGGGGAATCCAACTAATATAATTGGACTTATCCtg GTAAAAAATCTGTTGACAGTTGACCCAAAAGATGCAGTTCCTTTGAGAAAAATGATCATAAGAAAAATTCCAAG AAAGGTCACAGCCACATAG
- the LOC122657844 gene encoding DUF21 domain-containing protein At1g47330-like isoform X1, giving the protein MAANVACCGAKFSLYLLLIVGLVCFAGLMAGLTLGLMSLGLVDLEVLIKSGRPKDRIYAAKIFPVIKRQHLLLCTLLIGNSLAMEALPIFLDALVPPWAAILISVTLILVFGEILPQAVCTRYGMAVGATLAPLVRVLLLLFFPVAYPISKLLDWMLGKGHAVLLRRAELKTFVDFHGNEAGKGGDLTHDETTIIAGALELTEKAAKDAMTPISKVFSLDLDDTLDSETLNAIMMKGHSRVPIYVGNPTNIIGLILVKNLLTVDPKDAVPLRKMIIRKIPRVSENMPLYDILNEFQKGHSHIAVVSKELNDTKETPKETKEVQNMESKVNNKKQMAPPDTTMLNEGITRKDGDQKLTNRPAAIPGLKKGHRGCSHCILDLDNAPLPEIPPNQEVVGVITMEDVIEELLQEEILDETDEYINVHNRIKVNMQASQGKVLQAASSESIIL; this is encoded by the exons ATGGCAGCGAACGTAGCGTGTTGCGGGGCAAAGTTCTCTCTCTACCTGTTGCTGATCGTAGGACTAGTGTGCTTCGCCGGTCTGATGGCGGGTCTCACCCTGGGTCTCATGTCTCTCGGCCTCGTGGACCTCGAAGTCCTTATCAAGTCTGGCCGTCCCAAGGACCGCATCTATGCCG CAAAAATATTTCCGGTTATTAAGAGGCAGCATCTCTTACTATGTACGCTGTTGATTGGCAACTCCTTGGCAATGGAG GCTCTCCCTATTTTCTTGGACGCGCTTGTACCCCCTTGGGCAGCCATACTCATATCTGTTACTTTGATCCTCGTGTTTGGAGAG ATACTGCCACAGGCAGTCTGTACGCGTTACGGCATGGCGGTGGGAGCAACATTGGCACCCCTTGTCCGTGTTCTTCTTTTGCTGTTCTTCCCCGTTGCTTACCCAATTAGTAAG CTTCTGGATTGGATGTTGGGTAAGGGGCATGCTGTCCTTTTACGGCGAGCAGAGCTTAAGACGTTTGTGGATTTTCATGGGAACGAG GCTGGAAAAGGTGGAGACTTAACGCATGATGAGACTACCATAATTGCTGGTGCTCTTGAATTGACAGAAAAGGCTGCAAAAGATGCCATGACCCCCATTTCCAAAGTGTTCTCCCTGGATCTAGATGACACTCTTGATTC GGAGACATTGAATGCAATAATGATGAAGGGTCATAGTAGAGTTCCTATTTACGTGGGGAATCCAACTAATATAATTGGACTTATCCtg GTAAAAAATCTGTTGACAGTTGACCCAAAAGATGCAGTTCCTTTGAGAAAAATGATCATAAGAAAAATTCCAAG GGTTTCAGAAAACATGCCTCTTTATGATATTCTGAATGAATTTCAGAAAGGTCACAGCCACATAGCTGTTGTATCAAAGGAACTTAATGATACAAAAGAGACACCAAAGGAAACTAAAGAGGTGCAAAATATGGAGAGTAAGGTGAACAATAAAAAGCAGATGGCCCCACCTGATACAACAATGTTAAATGAAG GTATAACTAGGAAGGATGGTGATCAGAAGTTAACAAATCGTCCCGCAGCTATTCCAGGCTTAAAGAAGGGGCATAGAGGTTGTTCACATTGCATTCTGGATCTCGATAATGCTCCACTTCCAGAAATCCCACCCAATCAAGAGGTTGTTGGTGTAATTACTATGGAGGATGTGATTGAAGAACTTTTACAG GAGGAGATATTGGATGAAACTGATGAATACATTAACGTTCACAACAG GATAAAGGTGAACATGCAAGCATCTCAAGGGAAAGTGCTCCAGGCGGCTTCATCAGAATCCATCATACTTTAG